The following nucleotide sequence is from Vibrio sp. VB16.
TGCTGGAGAAACATTAACACTTATCTGTATGTCTTGATTGAAGGTCTTTTGTAAGATGGGAATATGCAAAGAAGCATTTCTTAACACCCACTCTCCAATTTCGTTGATTATGCCAAACTCTTCAGCAATCGAAATGAACTCATCGGGAAACACGAGACCTTTCGTTGGATGGTTCCAGCGGATTAAGGCTTCTACTTTGGCAATTTCACCCGTTGAAAATTCGACAATAGGCTGAAAATAGAGTTCAAATTGCTCCTCTCTTAATGCCACTTTAAGATCAGCTACAACCGATCTTTTTTCGATTAACCTATCCATCATCATGTTGTCAAAATATCGGTAGCAATTCCTTCCTTCATATTTTGCTTCATACATTGCTAGATCCGCACACTTTAAGATGCTTTCTACATCGATTGCATTTATTGGGAATATGGCGACACCGATACTCACGGTAACCGAGATGTCTTCGCCCTTAATGATAAATGGTTGGTTTAATTCTCTTTGGAGATTTTTGGCAACAAAAGTACTGTGCTCTCTCTCTATCACATCACCAAGCAGTATCGTAAACTCATCACCGCCTAAGCGTACAACAAGATCACTTGCTCTTGCCACCGATCTAAGCCTATCGGCAACTGCAATCAATAGCAGATCACCATAATCATGCCCCAAAGTATCATTAACGTCTTTGAAACCATCCAAATCTAAAAATAGTATTGAAAAGCCGATTGACTCATTGGCTTCATATTTATTCACATAGTTTTGCAGCTCTTCATTAAGATACCGTCTATTAGGCAGGCCTGACAAACTGTCATGATAAGCTTGTTTCTGTAGTTTACTATTTGCCGCTTCCAACTCCGTGGTTCTTTGCTTAACCTGAAGTTCTAGGTTGCGGTCCCGCAGTTCAACGTTTTCTAGCATAAGATTAAAGCACTGAGTCAACTGACCTATTTCATCGTTTGTTGTTGTTTTAGCCCGCAGAGCATAGTTATTTGTTTTCGTTACCTTGGTAGCCACACGAGCGAGATTCAACAAAGGATCAGTGATATATCGGCTAAACACTATCGTTAATGCAAAGCTTATTGCGAGCGTGATAGCCGCAATCAATCCAACAAAAAGTGAGTATACTTCGATGTGCTTATTGATCGATTGGTCATTCACCCTTATCACCAAGTTGCCATAATTAGTCTCGTCATGAACAAGTGGTTTTGCTACCGTAATATATACTGTGTTAGGAACAATACTGTTCAAATGAGGCGATTCAAAACTTACAAATACATCGCTGTCAATTGTGTACACTTTCGCATCAATAATTGTATTATCGGACATCAAGGGCATCAAAAGTTCACTGGCG
It contains:
- a CDS encoding EAL domain-containing protein is translated as MRNIVPRFRTIQVKLVALFMVVALFSVLSTAITIIKYEKSNSKEKELHRIDSIAEILAPTLTAAVVFRDDFAASELLMPLMSDNTIIDAKVYTIDSDVFVSFESPHLNSIVPNTVYITVAKPLVHDETNYGNLVIRVNDQSINKHIEVYSLFVGLIAAITLAISFALTIVFSRYITDPLLNLARVATKVTKTNNYALRAKTTTNDEIGQLTQCFNLMLENVELRDRNLELQVKQRTTELEAANSKLQKQAYHDSLSGLPNRRYLNEELQNYVNKYEANESIGFSILFLDLDGFKDVNDTLGHDYGDLLLIAVADRLRSVARASDLVVRLGGDEFTILLGDVIEREHSTFVAKNLQRELNQPFIIKGEDISVTVSIGVAIFPINAIDVESILKCADLAMYEAKYEGRNCYRYFDNMMMDRLIEKRSVVADLKVALREEQFELYFQPIVEFSTGEIAKVEALIRWNHPTKGLVFPDEFISIAEEFGIINEIGEWVLRNASLHIPILQKTFNQDIQISVNVSPAQFKGDFKRIETWLNECKKCDRQVDLISFEITENLLMTSDEIVKERLKLLKDVGIDIAIDDFGVGYSSLSYLQQIEIDFIKIDRSFVKNLVEDANSQALCKAMIQMADELGIKVVAEGIEEERQSNLLASYGCRYAQGYYFSKPVPIDVLIDSTRVLVNA